The genomic DNA CTCGGAGATTTTTACCCCGGCCGCTCTAGTAGAACAGCTGCCATTGCGAAACGGCGAGACCTTTTCGGTCAGGTTTGGTTCGCCCCTGCAATGGCTGATGGTTATTATTGGTACAATCTGCGCACTGGTAGCTTTGCGCACAAACCGCCTGCGACGCACCCCGCGCCGCTCCGGACCAGATACATTCGTAGGAGCATAAACACTGTGAGCACGCTTGAATCCTCAACCTTGGTCATCATCCCGACCTATAACGAGATAGAAAATCTTCCCCTCATTACCGGCCGCGTCAGGAAGGCCGTCCCAGAGGTCCATATCCTCATCGTCGACGATAACTCTCCCGACGGCACCGGTGACAAGGCCGATGAATTTGCAGCGCAAAATGACCACATCCACGTTCTTCACCGCGAGGGCAAGGGCGGCCTGTTGGGCGCCTATATCGCCGGCTTTGAGTGGGGATTGGAGCGCGACTACCAGGTGCTGTGTGAAATGGATGCAGATGGCTCCCACGCACCGGAACAGCTGCACCTGCTGCTGGAAGAGGTAAACAAGGGTGCAGACCTGGTTATCGGCTCCCGCTACATCCCTGGCGGCGAAACCGTCAACTGGCCGGCCTCCCGCGAGTACCTTTCCCGCTTGGGCAATATCTACATCTCCGTAGCGCTGGGCGCTGGGCTATCCGATATGACCGCCGGTTACCGTGCCTTCCGCCGCGAGCTTCTGGAATCCATCGATTTCGATGAGTTGTCCAAGGCGGGCTACATCTTCCAGGTGGATCTGGCTTTCCGCGCGGTTAAGGCTGGCTTCGACGTCCGCGAGGTTCCCATTACCTTTACCGAGCGCGAATATGGCGAGTCCAAGCTCGATGGCTCCTTCGTCAAAGATTCCCTGCTCGAGGTGACCAAGTGGGGCGTAGCCCACCGAGCTGAGCAGCTGCAGGACTTCGGCGGCGCTGTGTCGAAGCTGGTCAACCGCGAGGTTAAGGACGGCTCCATTCACGATCTGGGCGTGCAAGCCCGCAAGGGTGCCAGCTGGATTTCGGACTTCGCCGGAGAGATCGGTCATTTGGCTAAACACCAGATTGCGCAGCTGAAGAAGTAGCCCGCTTACTAACGAATAGCCCGTACTCCTTAACTAACAACCTAAGGTGTACGGGCTTAATCCATGCCGCGGAAAACTCTAGGAGTTCTTCTGCTGCTGTTCCTGTTGCTCCTTCAAAAGCCGTGCTGCGGAACGGCGGCGGGAGCGCAGGTGGTTAATGCGCTCTTCTAGAAGCTCGTCTAACTCCTCGATGGAGCGGCGCTCACGCAGCATGTCCCAATGGGTGCGCGGGGGCTTGGCTGGCTTAGACTCAACTCCCTCGCCTTCTACCAGGTGGCCCATCTTG from Corynebacterium tuberculostearicum includes the following:
- a CDS encoding polyprenol monophosphomannose synthase, whose translation is MSTLESSTLVIIPTYNEIENLPLITGRVRKAVPEVHILIVDDNSPDGTGDKADEFAAQNDHIHVLHREGKGGLLGAYIAGFEWGLERDYQVLCEMDADGSHAPEQLHLLLEEVNKGADLVIGSRYIPGGETVNWPASREYLSRLGNIYISVALGAGLSDMTAGYRAFRRELLESIDFDELSKAGYIFQVDLAFRAVKAGFDVREVPITFTEREYGESKLDGSFVKDSLLEVTKWGVAHRAEQLQDFGGAVSKLVNREVKDGSIHDLGVQARKGASWISDFAGEIGHLAKHQIAQLKK
- a CDS encoding RNA polymerase-binding protein RbpA — its product is MADRVLRGSRMGAVSYETDRDHDLAPRQMVKYRTDDGEIYEVPFADDAEIPEEWMCKNGKMGHLVEGEGVESKPAKPPRTHWDMLRERRSIEELDELLEERINHLRSRRRSAARLLKEQQEQQQKNS